The following DNA comes from Streptomyces sp. Ag109_O5-10.
CAGCTGCTCGCCCAGCAGATCGGGTACAAGGGCGAGATCGCGATCCTGAGCGCCGCGCAGACCGCGACCAACCAGAACACCTGGATCGGGTACATGAAGGACGAGTTGAAGGACCCGAAGTACAAGAACGTCAAGCTGGTCAAGATCGCCTACGGCAACGACGACGCCCAGCAGTCCTTCCAGCAGACCCAGGGCCTGCTCCAGCAGTACCCGGACCTCAAGGGGATCATCTCCCCGACCACCGTCGGCATCAAGGCGGCCGCCCAGTACCTCTCCGGCTCCAAGTACAAGGGCAAGGTCAAGCTGACCGGCCTCGGCACGCCCAACGACATGCGGCAGTACGTGAAGAACGGCACCGTCGAGGGCTTCGAGCTGTGGGACCCGGCCAAGCTCGGCGACCTCGCCGCCCGCACCGCCGTCGCGCTCGTCTCCGGGCAGATCACCGGCAAGGAGGGCGAGACCTTCAAGGCCGGCGGCACCACGTACACCATCGGCAAGGACGGGGTGATCAACCTCGGCAAGCCGACCGTGTTCGACGCGAAGAACATCGACCAGTTCGACTTCTAGGTCTCCGGCAGGCTTTGATGCAGCGCGTCTGTTTCCTCCTCAAGGTCCGGCAGGACCGCCTCGCCGAGTACCGCGAACGGCACGCCGCCGTGTGGCCGGAGATGCGCGCCGCGCTCTCCGCCACCGGCTGGCACAACTACTCGCTCTTCCTGCGCGACGACGGCCTGCTGGTGGGCTACCTGGAGACCGAGGACTTCGAGGCCGCCCGCGCCGGCATGGAGACCACCGAGGTCAACGCCCGTTGGCAGGCCGAGATGGGCCCCTTCTTCGAAGCCCTCGACGGCGCCCGCCCCGACGAGGCGATGAAACCGCTCACCGAAGTGTTCCACCTCGCCTGAACCATGACAGGAGCCGCTCGTGAAGAGACGTACCGTGCTCGGTGCCGCGTTCGCCGGCGCCTCGGCCACCCCCGCGGGCACCGCGGGTGCGGCCGGCTCCGGACCGTCGGTGAGCAAGCAGCAGACCACCCGACTCGACGCCCAGGCGATCTACTTCGTCTCCTACGACGGCCTGGTCAACAACAACTCGTTCCAGAAGAGCGGCCTGCTCACGTACCAGGACCACCAGTACGCCGGCTGGTACACCTCCACCGGCGCCGCGGTGATCGGGCGCCGGGTCCTCGGCGGCTCGTCCTGGTCGACCGTGAACCTCGCCCACCGGCTGAAGTCCAGCGACTCGCACAACGTCATCTCCATGGGCGTGTCGAGGACCGACGGCCGCCTCCACATCACCATGGACGCGCACAGCGACGGGTTCTTCTACGTGAAGTCGGTCGCCGGGCTGCTGGACAACCCCGGTTCCACGGCCTGGACCCCGGCCGTCTTCGGCGCCGTACAGACGTCCCTCGACGGGCTGTCGCTCACCTCGCAGTTCACGTACCCGCAGTTCGTCCAGACCCCCGAGGGCGGGCTCCAGCTCAGCTACCGGGTGGGGGTCTCCGGAAACGGCCGCAACGCCCTTGCGGAGTACGACGGTTCGGGCTGGACCGAGCTGGGGGAGTGGAGCGGCTCCACCGGGACGTACACGAGCACGCACGGTTCGTCGACCGCCCGCAACATGTACCTGCACGGCATCGACTACGACGTCGACGGGCGGTTGCACGCCTTCTTCACCTGGCGCGAGCAGTCGGCGTCCGTCATGTGCAGCGGCGGTGGCATCACCAACCACGACACCTGCTACGTCCGTTCCACCGACCGCGGCCGCACCTGGCGCAACGACGCGGGCGCCCTGGTCGCCACCACCGGCACCTCGGACACCGTCGCCGTCACCGACTCCGGGCTGGTCGTCGACTTCCTCGGCCCGGACCACTCCCTGATGAACCAGGAGAGCCAGTGGACCGACTCCGCCGGCCTCCCGCACGCGGTCATCAG
Coding sequences within:
- the rhaS gene encoding rhamnose ABC transporter substrate-binding protein — encoded protein: MRKSSLRRACVALAAVSSLALAATACGGTTKNNSGSDETSAATSTAKADPNAALKKGLTVGFLPKQVNNPYFTSADKGGEKALTELGSTYKEVGPSSATDTSGQVSYVNTLTQQQVDAMAVSAQDPGALCTALKQAMSSGIKVVTYDSDTNAGCRNVFVSQAGAEDLGRTEAQLLAQQIGYKGEIAILSAAQTATNQNTWIGYMKDELKDPKYKNVKLVKIAYGNDDAQQSFQQTQGLLQQYPDLKGIISPTTVGIKAAAQYLSGSKYKGKVKLTGLGTPNDMRQYVKNGTVEGFELWDPAKLGDLAARTAVALVSGQITGKEGETFKAGGTTYTIGKDGVINLGKPTVFDAKNIDQFDF
- a CDS encoding L-rhamnose mutarotase; amino-acid sequence: MQRVCFLLKVRQDRLAEYRERHAAVWPEMRAALSATGWHNYSLFLRDDGLLVGYLETEDFEAARAGMETTEVNARWQAEMGPFFEALDGARPDEAMKPLTEVFHLA
- a CDS encoding BNR repeat-containing protein, whose product is MKRRTVLGAAFAGASATPAGTAGAAGSGPSVSKQQTTRLDAQAIYFVSYDGLVNNNSFQKSGLLTYQDHQYAGWYTSTGAAVIGRRVLGGSSWSTVNLAHRLKSSDSHNVISMGVSRTDGRLHITMDAHSDGFFYVKSVAGLLDNPGSTAWTPAVFGAVQTSLDGLSLTSQFTYPQFVQTPEGGLQLSYRVGVSGNGRNALAEYDGSGWTELGEWSGSTGTYTSTHGSSTARNMYLHGIDYDVDGRLHAFFTWREQSASVMCSGGGITNHDTCYVRSTDRGRTWRNDAGALVATTGTSDTVAVTDSGLVVDFLGPDHSLMNQESQWTDSAGLPHAVISYVPGRFGRCTTDYVADRTAHGRAFHLRKNSAGAWQKTEIPVPLNSSQRTKLVLDKYDNAYAVLPHGRIAGASRASGYSDWALLHDGSDLNAFGEVVVDELRVRADNVLSFMYQETSSGTTPSALHVVDFALPA